Genomic window (Candidatus Tanganyikabacteria bacterium):
GCGTCTTGATGGACTTGAGGCGGGTCTCCACCTCGGCGGCCTCGGCCCCGATCTTGCGCTTCTGGGCGCCCTGGAGGAGCACGGACCGCTCGACGAGTTGATCCACGACGTCCTTGCGCAGGTTGTCGAGCATCTGCTGCCCCTGCGGGGCGCTGAAATCGACGCCCATCCGCGATTCGTACTGCTTCTTGCGGACGGCCATGTTGCGCTCGAAGCTGTCGCGGTCGATCTTCTCGCCGTTGACGGTGCCGACCCACGCGTCCGCCTCGGTGACGTAGAACGTCGCGACCGCGGCTCCGGACGCCACGACGACGGCCGCCACCAGGCCGGCGACGGCCTTCTTCGTGGCATTCCGGGCGCGAATGGCGGCCTGCGGATCGAGCTTTGCTTCGTTGTCTTTGTTGTTGGTCTTCTCGTTCACAGCGACTCAGTCTAGCAGTATTGGCGCGTCCGGGAGTTCCGAGGCGCGCCAGAGGTACCAGGACGCCGCGCTCCGGTAGGGGCGCCAGCGTTCGCCCCGGGCCGCGACTTCGGCGGGCCGGGGCAGGTCGGGGGTTCCGAAAGTACGCATGTAGCCCTTACGTAGGCCGTAATCGGCCACGGGCAGCACGTCGGGCCGGCCGAGGTTGAAGATCAGCAGCATCTCCACCGTCCAGCGGCCGATACCGCGGACCTGCGTCAGGGTGTCCACGATGGCGGAATCCGGCAGCGCTTCGAGGGCCTCTCGCGCCGGCACCAGCCCGGCGAGGGTCTTCTCGGCGAGATCGCGCAGGGCTGCCTGCTTGGGCCGCGACAGGCCGGCGCCGCGCAGCGCGCCCTCGGGCAATGCCAGCAGGTCGGCCGGCCCCGGCAGGCGCCCTTCCGGCCCCAGGGCCTGCAGGCGCCCGAAAATCGTGGCTGCCGCCTTGCCGGTCAGCTGCTGGTAGACGATCGACTCGGCGAGCGCCTCGTAGGGGCTGGGCGCCGGGTGGACCTGGAGGCGCAATCCGCCGACGCGGTCGATCAGCCGGGCCAGGGCGCGGTCCTTTCGCAGGCGCGCCAGCGCCGCGGCGCCGTCGAAGGGAAGCGCGTCCTCTCCTCGAAACAGCCTGGGCATCGGGCGCTCCCCTAGCGCCCCGCCGCGGCGGCCACCGCGGCGGCGGCCTGGCGCGAAAGCGCTTCCAGCAACTTCTCGACCGCCGCGAGTTGCTCTTCGGGGGCGAGCCTGGAGCGATCCATCGAGAGTTCGGCCTCGGCCCATTGCCAGCGGGCGAGGCCCGGGACCTCGAGCTGCAACTCCGCCCAGCCGGAGCGGGCGATCCTGGCGCCGACACGCACCCGGCCGGTCTCCGACTTGACATGGCCGATGCGCAGGTCGGTGGCGCGGAGCTTGACCGCGACGAGGCGGAGGAGGTTCTTCACGGGCACACCGAACTGCCCGAAGCGATCGCGCCACTCCTCGGAGAGCAGCTCGAGTTCGCGCTCGGTCTGCACCTGCGCCAGGCGCCGGTACTGCACCATCTTGTCCGCGGGATCTTCGAACCAATCGTCCGGGAGCAGGGCCGCGACCGGAAGATCGACCACGGCTTCCTCGCGCGGTTGTATGTCCTGGCCGAAGCCGGCGGCGATGGCCTCCTCGAGCAGCTGCATGTAGGTGTCATAACCGACACTCATCATCTGCCCGTGCTGCTCGGGGCCCAGGATGTTGCCCACGCCGCGGATCTCGAGGTCGCGCAGCGCTATCTGGTAGCCCGAGCCCAGGGCGGTGTGCTGCGAGATGGCGTCGAGGCGGTCCCGCGCCTCGGGCGTCAGCTCCTTGCCGGCCGCGAACATGCAGAAGCAGTACGCCTTGACGTCCGAGCGCCCGACGCGCCCCCGCAACTGGTAGAGCTGCGCCAGGCCCAGCTTGTCGGCGTCGTGGATGACGATGGTGTTGGCGGCCGGGATGTCGAGGCCGGACTCGATGATGGTGGTGGTCACCAGCACGTCGAACTCCCGGCCCACGAAAGCCAGCATCACGTCCTCCAGCGCGTTCTCGGGCATCTGCCCGTGCGCCATAGCGACGCGCGCGTGCGGCACCAGTTCCTTGACCGTGGCGGCCCAGTGCTCGAGATCTTCGACGCGATTGTGCAGGAAGAAGACCTGGCCGCCACGCTCGAGTTCGCGCAGGATCGCCGTGCGCACCACCTCCGGATCCCAGGGGCCCACCGCCGTCTTGACCGGCAGCCGGTTGGAGGGCGGGGTCGTGATGAGGCTCATGTCCCTTGCTCCCGACAGGGCCAGGTACAGCGTGCGCGGGATCGGCGTGGCCGACATCGACAGTACGTCCACCTGGCTCTTGAACGCCTTGAGCCGCTCCTTGTGGCCGACGCCGAAGCGATGCTCCTCGTCGACCACCATCAGCCCGAGATCCTTGAAGACCACGTCCTTGGAAAGCAGGCGGTGCGTCCCCACCACGACGTCCACCTCGCCCAGCAGGATCCGCTTGAGCGTCTCCCTGATCTGGCCGGCGGTGCGAAAGCGCGACAAGAGGGCGACGCGAATCGGGTAGGGCGCGTAGCGTTCGCGAAAGACCTGGAAGTGCTGGTGGGCCAGCAGGGTGGTGGGCGCGAGGATCGCCGCCTGCTTGCCGCCCAGCACGGCCTTGAACGCCGCCCGGATGGCGACCTCGGTCTTGCCGAAGCCGACGTCGCCGCAGATCAGCCGGTCCATCGGCCGCGGCCGCTCCAGATCGGCCTTGGTCTCCTCGATCGCCCGCAACTGATCGACGGTCTCGGTGTACGGGAAGCCGTCCTCGAGTTCGCGCTGCCAATCGGTGTCGGGCCCGAAGGCGTGGCCGGGCAGGGCCATGCGCTTGGCGTAGATGGCGATCAGGTCCTCGGCGAGCTGCTGGATGGACTTGCGGACGCGCTTCTTGACGCTCTCCCACTCGGCGCCGCCCATCTTCGAGAGCTTGGGGGAAACCTCCGCTCCGCCGCGGTACCGATGCAACAACCCCACCTGGTCGACCGGCACGTACAGCCGATCGTCGCCC
Coding sequences:
- a CDS encoding DNA-3-methyladenine glycosylase 2 family protein; translated protein: MPRLFRGEDALPFDGAAALARLRKDRALARLIDRVGGLRLQVHPAPSPYEALAESIVYQQLTGKAAATIFGRLQALGPEGRLPGPADLLALPEGALRGAGLSRPKQAALRDLAEKTLAGLVPAREALEALPDSAIVDTLTQVRGIGRWTVEMLLIFNLGRPDVLPVADYGLRKGYMRTFGTPDLPRPAEVAARGERWRPYRSAASWYLWRASELPDAPILLD
- the mfd gene encoding transcription-repair coupling factor, with product MSGSVAQLADLVPYLTRDSHLADLLSQRRARIKGPGPQALLLVLAALPPPWLLVLPDAVAARKAAMDLGAFGPDVAYFPACEVSAYHGVSPEPDLVQQRQEVLAGLARGSIDRVVTSAAALAGRVPAPVAWREATLRLRAGDEVPPTRLAQELVKLGLKPAAAVGERGDFSRRGGILDFWPPQAPEPLRVEWFGDCIEAIRAFDPFTQRSLETVLDCEIWPAREIILPAEDWHNAEARIQEALDEQAWRFRGSGHRSEADRLAGIVGEHLSRFKQFQPFEGCEVYAAFFHGLSTLLEHMPAGTRIVRAAGVSGRLADWVKAQAEERKRRRDNGLLLEAPVALVAEPAEVEAALEAFPVLEVEAGEPDGDDLFWWAPPAQAMPNQFGDFARRLAERSRGGERVVVASSQPQRVFALLDEYGCHATFGAQLPLPGGAKYGGVWIFREALDCGFEWPALNLAVYSDHEIFGWQKKAAKVKKIPFAGTPIASVTELRAGDHIVHHKHGIGVYQGLTRLTIDGQEKEYLLVRYLGDDRLYVPVDQVGLLHRYRGGAEVSPKLSKMGGAEWESVKKRVRKSIQQLAEDLIAIYAKRMALPGHAFGPDTDWQRELEDGFPYTETVDQLRAIEETKADLERPRPMDRLICGDVGFGKTEVAIRAAFKAVLGGKQAAILAPTTLLAHQHFQVFRERYAPYPIRVALLSRFRTAGQIRETLKRILLGEVDVVVGTHRLLSKDVVFKDLGLMVVDEEHRFGVGHKERLKAFKSQVDVLSMSATPIPRTLYLALSGARDMSLITTPPSNRLPVKTAVGPWDPEVVRTAILRELERGGQVFFLHNRVEDLEHWAATVKELVPHARVAMAHGQMPENALEDVMLAFVGREFDVLVTTTIIESGLDIPAANTIVIHDADKLGLAQLYQLRGRVGRSDVKAYCFCMFAAGKELTPEARDRLDAISQHTALGSGYQIALRDLEIRGVGNILGPEQHGQMMSVGYDTYMQLLEEAIAAGFGQDIQPREEAVVDLPVAALLPDDWFEDPADKMVQYRRLAQVQTERELELLSEEWRDRFGQFGVPVKNLLRLVAVKLRATDLRIGHVKSETGRVRVGARIARSGWAELQLEVPGLARWQWAEAELSMDRSRLAPEEQLAAVEKLLEALSRQAAAAVAAAAGR